One stretch of Roseimicrobium sp. ORNL1 DNA includes these proteins:
- a CDS encoding aspartate ammonia-lyase, protein MSLQLDTIAAAAKRIGIATEDLAAVSQQGNAVSYAAGDYLYHESTPRLWLGLVLEGEVEIERGTQARTVTLATLMPGAVFSEGVMLDDAPHAANALTHKGAKVWQISRAELEKVRAEKPDIFYRIVGRIAARLSERLRFAAERIAGEKSATVVSSVRTEHDSLGEREVPDHAYYGVQTIRGMENFHISGIGMYHFEHFIRAFAFVKKAAAKANAELGVLSQERADAIMKACDEIAAGKLHDQFAIDMIQGGAGTSTNMNANEVIANRALEILGHRKGQYEHLHPNDHVNCSQSTNDAYPTAIKVGVLLTLRETVSALRELRAALQAKAKEFADVLKMGRTENQDAVPMTLGQEFGAYAVMIGDGIRHLTRVGEEFLAINMGATAIGTGLNSPPGYAALCTKHLADISGIPVTLADDLVEATQDSGEFALMSSTMKTAAVQLSKICNDLRWMSSGPRCGLYEIRLPSMQPGSSIMPGKVNPVIPEVVSQVCFQIIGMDITVSMAAEASELELNMAEPVIAFNLLFGLTLLRNAAIVLHSRCIVGIEANRERCLQYVHNSIGLVTALNPVLGYERSAAIAKEALKTGGSVYELVLQKGWLTKDRLDELLKPENMTHPRQLN, encoded by the coding sequence ATGAGTCTCCAACTCGACACCATCGCCGCTGCCGCGAAACGCATCGGCATTGCCACGGAAGATCTCGCTGCCGTGTCGCAGCAAGGCAACGCCGTGTCTTACGCCGCGGGCGACTATCTCTACCACGAGAGTACGCCGCGTCTCTGGCTGGGATTGGTCCTTGAGGGCGAAGTCGAAATCGAACGTGGCACGCAGGCCCGTACGGTGACCTTGGCCACGTTGATGCCAGGTGCTGTCTTCAGCGAAGGTGTGATGCTGGATGATGCTCCCCATGCCGCGAACGCGCTGACTCACAAAGGCGCAAAGGTGTGGCAGATTTCCCGCGCGGAGCTGGAAAAGGTGCGAGCGGAGAAGCCCGACATCTTCTATCGCATTGTGGGCCGCATCGCTGCGCGTCTCAGTGAGCGTCTGCGTTTCGCTGCGGAACGCATCGCGGGAGAGAAGTCCGCGACGGTGGTGTCTTCAGTGCGTACGGAACACGACTCCCTGGGTGAGCGCGAAGTGCCCGACCACGCCTACTACGGCGTGCAGACCATTCGTGGCATGGAGAACTTCCACATCTCCGGCATCGGGATGTATCACTTCGAGCACTTCATCCGCGCTTTCGCGTTTGTGAAGAAGGCGGCTGCGAAGGCCAATGCCGAGCTCGGCGTGCTCAGTCAGGAACGCGCGGATGCCATCATGAAGGCCTGCGATGAAATCGCCGCGGGCAAGCTCCATGACCAGTTCGCCATCGACATGATTCAGGGCGGTGCGGGTACCTCCACGAACATGAACGCGAATGAAGTCATCGCCAACCGTGCCCTGGAGATTCTTGGTCATCGCAAGGGCCAGTACGAACACCTGCATCCGAACGACCATGTGAACTGCTCGCAGTCCACGAACGACGCCTATCCCACCGCCATCAAGGTGGGCGTGCTGCTGACGCTGCGGGAGACCGTGTCCGCCCTAAGGGAACTACGCGCTGCATTGCAGGCCAAGGCGAAGGAGTTCGCCGATGTGCTGAAGATGGGCCGCACGGAGAATCAGGATGCCGTGCCCATGACCCTGGGCCAGGAGTTTGGAGCCTACGCCGTGATGATTGGCGACGGCATCCGCCACCTCACGCGTGTGGGTGAGGAGTTCCTCGCCATCAACATGGGCGCGACCGCCATCGGCACGGGCCTTAACAGCCCTCCCGGATACGCAGCACTGTGCACGAAGCATCTGGCGGACATCAGCGGTATTCCAGTGACACTCGCGGATGATCTCGTGGAGGCCACGCAGGACTCCGGTGAGTTCGCGCTGATGAGCAGCACGATGAAGACCGCTGCGGTCCAGCTCTCGAAGATTTGCAATGACCTTCGCTGGATGTCCTCCGGTCCGCGCTGCGGTCTCTATGAAATCCGCCTGCCCTCCATGCAGCCGGGTTCGTCCATCATGCCGGGCAAGGTGAATCCCGTCATTCCTGAAGTGGTGAGCCAGGTGTGCTTCCAGATCATCGGCATGGACATCACTGTCTCCATGGCGGCCGAGGCCAGTGAGCTGGAGCTCAACATGGCGGAGCCGGTGATTGCATTCAACCTCCTCTTCGGACTCACGCTGTTGCGCAATGCGGCGATCGTGTTGCACAGCCGCTGCATCGTCGGCATTGAGGCGAATCGTGAACGCTGCCTGCAGTATGTGCACAATTCCATCGGCCTCGTCACCGCGCTCAATCCGGTGCTGGGCTATGAACGTAGCGCCGCGATTGCGAAGGAAGCGCTCAAGACTGGAGGCAGCGTGTACGAACTCGTGTTGCAGAAAGGCTGGCTGACGAAAGATCGGCTGGACGAGCTGCTCAAGCCCGAGAACATGACGCACCCGCGCCAGCTCAACTAG
- a CDS encoding AraC family transcriptional regulator — translation MNATTQLAPATHERLLHGNLFQNYREAFQTTTGLRLSLDSAEGARRESSIPSLKRLHLPVRAAEKVVAWVTLQPVAVQTDYFRSFDDVARVMLQDDATAAEVRTAREIYEQTPTVTPERLKAMETLLQVLAVQLSEVAEHLFLEATESEPITVRKAREFIMKHLTESMFLDDVARYAGVSAFHFCKVFKKYTGHTFTSFVNHARVEHAKKLLMKPRYCVTEVAFDAGFQSLSQFNRSFRRVTSMSPSEYRGELKAKGTCLAAA, via the coding sequence ATGAATGCTACCACCCAACTTGCCCCCGCCACTCACGAACGCCTGCTCCACGGTAACCTGTTCCAGAACTACCGGGAAGCGTTCCAAACCACCACGGGCCTGCGCCTGAGCCTGGACAGCGCAGAGGGCGCCCGCCGTGAGTCGAGCATTCCCTCCCTGAAGCGCCTGCATCTGCCCGTGCGCGCCGCTGAGAAAGTGGTGGCCTGGGTCACTCTGCAGCCCGTGGCGGTGCAGACCGACTACTTCCGCAGCTTCGATGACGTGGCACGTGTCATGTTGCAGGACGACGCCACTGCCGCTGAAGTCCGGACGGCCCGCGAGATTTATGAGCAGACACCTACAGTGACCCCGGAGCGCCTGAAGGCCATGGAAACCCTGCTGCAAGTGCTTGCCGTGCAACTCAGCGAAGTGGCTGAACATCTTTTCCTTGAGGCCACCGAAAGCGAACCCATCACGGTCCGCAAGGCCCGTGAGTTCATCATGAAGCACCTCACGGAGTCCATGTTCCTCGACGACGTGGCCCGCTACGCCGGTGTGAGCGCCTTCCACTTCTGCAAGGTCTTCAAGAAGTACACCGGCCATACCTTCACCAGCTTTGTGAATCACGCCCGTGTGGAACACGCCAAGAAGCTCCTCATGAAACCCCGCTACTGTGTGACGGAAGTGGCCTTCGACGCCGGCTTCCAGTCCCTTTCGCAGTTCAACCGCAGCTTCCGCCGCGTGACCTCCATGTCGCCGAGCGAATACCGCGGCGAGCTGAAAGCCAAAGGCACGTGCCTGGCCGCGGCCTGA
- a CDS encoding response regulator transcription factor, producing MPNASASTSASRTTKKARPEMKRLLLVDDHPIMRHGLVQLISAEPDLQVCAEAGNAAEGMTAAAKQNPDLVIADLTLPDKHGLEFIKDLRALHPDLQIMVLSMHDESLYAERALRAGARGYLMKEAAAENLIRAVRRVLAGDIYLSDKMASVMLELLSGQRKTSASAGIDRLTDRELEVLQLIGSGRGTRQIADQLHVSVRTIDAHRAHIKDKLQLPDGNALVRYAVRWVENQQGSVK from the coding sequence ATGCCCAACGCAAGTGCCAGCACCAGCGCCAGCCGCACCACAAAGAAAGCCCGCCCCGAGATGAAACGCCTGTTGCTCGTGGACGATCACCCCATCATGCGGCATGGACTGGTGCAGCTCATCTCTGCGGAGCCCGACCTTCAGGTTTGCGCCGAAGCGGGAAATGCCGCGGAGGGCATGACGGCTGCAGCGAAGCAGAATCCCGATCTCGTCATCGCGGATCTCACCCTACCGGACAAGCACGGCCTTGAGTTCATCAAGGACCTGCGCGCCCTGCATCCGGATCTGCAGATCATGGTGCTCTCCATGCATGACGAATCCCTGTACGCCGAGCGCGCTCTCCGTGCCGGTGCCCGCGGTTACCTCATGAAGGAAGCCGCCGCAGAGAATCTCATCCGCGCGGTGCGGCGGGTACTTGCCGGTGACATCTACCTGAGCGACAAGATGGCGAGCGTGATGCTGGAGCTGCTCTCCGGACAGCGCAAGACTTCAGCCTCGGCGGGCATTGATCGCCTCACGGATCGCGAACTGGAAGTGCTGCAACTCATCGGCAGTGGACGCGGCACACGCCAGATCGCCGACCAGCTTCACGTGAGTGTGCGCACGATCGATGCGCACCGAGCCCATATCAAAGACAAGCTGCAACTCCCTGATGGCAATGCACTCGTGCGCTACGCCGTGCGCTGGGTGGAGAATCAGCAAGGCAGCGTGAAGTAA
- a CDS encoding universal stress protein, translating into MNADSPMLVGIDFSPSSRNALLTALRLAKAKQRKVTALHVMDPDLAGAIKTAHGFTDAALHASMLERLRAFLDAPADLTKDLTFEFETGADFVTLIHWCNKLKAGLLVLGSRGRISAHNQIGAIAARCARQAPADVLLVREDTKHAFRHIVACVDFSETSAKAVRHAAEVAEIEGSHLDCLTVNQTALAMSLDYAGYLPALEVPDTTSTEYWGGELEKFRTPLIPAAVAPRAKGVVLERVNVRDAIYEYIGTSGADLVVLGTRGRTNLRTIFMGTTAERIITNSPCSVLAVKPEGYEFQVH; encoded by the coding sequence ATGAATGCTGATTCACCCATGCTGGTTGGAATCGATTTCTCCCCCTCCAGCCGAAACGCGCTCCTCACCGCCCTGCGACTTGCCAAGGCGAAGCAAAGAAAAGTCACCGCTTTGCATGTGATGGATCCTGATCTGGCAGGCGCAATCAAAACGGCCCACGGCTTCACCGATGCCGCATTGCACGCCTCCATGTTGGAACGGCTCCGCGCCTTTCTGGATGCCCCGGCTGACCTCACCAAAGACCTCACGTTCGAGTTTGAGACGGGTGCCGATTTCGTGACGCTCATTCACTGGTGCAACAAGCTCAAGGCCGGCCTGCTCGTGCTGGGCTCACGAGGACGCATCAGCGCCCACAACCAGATCGGAGCCATCGCCGCGAGATGTGCGCGCCAGGCACCTGCGGATGTGCTGCTGGTACGCGAGGACACGAAACACGCCTTCCGCCACATCGTGGCCTGTGTAGACTTTTCCGAGACCTCTGCGAAGGCGGTGCGTCATGCAGCTGAGGTCGCCGAGATCGAGGGCAGCCATCTTGACTGCCTGACCGTCAATCAAACAGCGCTGGCCATGTCACTGGACTATGCCGGGTATCTGCCAGCGCTCGAAGTTCCTGACACCACCAGCACGGAATACTGGGGCGGTGAACTCGAAAAATTCCGCACTCCTCTCATCCCGGCCGCTGTGGCGCCTCGCGCCAAGGGCGTGGTCCTGGAGCGCGTGAATGTGCGCGATGCCATCTACGAGTACATCGGCACGAGTGGTGCCGATCTGGTGGTGTTGGGCACGCGTGGCCGCACGAACTTGCGAACCATCTTCATGGGCACCACGGCAGAGCGCATCATCACGAACTCGCCCTGTTCGGTGCTCGCGGTGAAGCCGGAGGGCTATGAGTTCCAAGTACACTGA
- a CDS encoding heavy metal translocating P-type ATPase metal-binding domain-containing protein: MKGTSEPLCLHCGTPVPSTSGDMRFCCTGCAFVHDLLQQEGLEKFYELRGDQTLVPVGSQALREQNFDWLAQATAEAEAKAAKDSTVAQLHLGVQGMSCLGCIWLMGRVHQQQPGAGRISIHASRGEIDLEWTAGTFSPVGFAERLQHFGYMLGPSSGKDKSKPATADLVRRMGLCGAFAMNAMAFTLPTYLGMSRDFMFAEWFDLVAACSATLALLVGGSYFAEKSWRALQHGVLHIDTPITLGIGAAWIGAMVGWAMGVDGLKYFDFVATFIFLMLVGRWLQQFAVEKNSRRMLQGAVVAEIMTICHPDGATEPKALRDITAGDTMRLKSGDLCPVSARLSSPHVGISLEWINGESAATERTSGQLVPSGALMTSHRPVEVETLEGWEGSLLQRLVTSDRHEHAFSPFVGTLLKWYLAAVVLIGIAGGVVWLAMGASPATALQVMISVFVVSCPCALGVAAPFADDLANALLQRLGVFVRTGFLWQRLVRVRRVLFDKTGTLTAENPTLKNPEALSSLHDADRAALHQLVRSSLHPVCRSLFDALALHTSRPDSDSAQAEEVVGMGLMLQTHDGHAYALGRPGWKDRGSSPAAQEDVVFSRDGMKLAAFTFEDRLRPSTRAAVHRLTQFGLSVALLSGDRREKVAHIAAQLGLDESSFHAEMTPDQKAAAVRASGAGQTLFIGDGANDSLAFDEALCAGSPVTGKNFLEHKADFYFLGNSLRFLPDLLSVAHRRMLAVRCVFAFALLYNVSAIALALAGMMSPLLAAVLMPASSVVTLALVQLILGYWGRQMRTQDKEASTQTVRGAKGAFGVS, translated from the coding sequence ATGAAAGGAACATCTGAGCCCCTGTGCCTTCACTGCGGTACGCCGGTGCCCTCCACCTCGGGGGACATGCGCTTCTGCTGCACGGGCTGCGCGTTTGTGCACGACCTTCTCCAGCAGGAAGGACTGGAGAAGTTCTACGAACTGCGGGGTGATCAAACGCTGGTGCCGGTGGGCAGCCAGGCCTTGCGTGAGCAAAACTTTGACTGGCTGGCACAAGCGACTGCGGAAGCCGAAGCGAAAGCAGCAAAAGACTCCACCGTCGCTCAGCTCCATCTTGGGGTGCAGGGCATGTCCTGTCTGGGCTGTATCTGGCTCATGGGGCGTGTGCATCAGCAGCAACCCGGCGCAGGCAGAATCTCCATCCACGCCTCACGTGGTGAGATCGACTTGGAATGGACTGCGGGCACGTTTTCTCCCGTGGGGTTCGCAGAGCGGTTGCAGCACTTCGGCTACATGCTGGGTCCATCTTCCGGAAAGGACAAGTCCAAGCCCGCCACGGCTGACCTGGTACGGCGCATGGGTCTCTGCGGTGCCTTTGCCATGAATGCCATGGCCTTCACCCTGCCCACGTATCTCGGTATGTCGCGGGACTTCATGTTCGCAGAGTGGTTCGACCTGGTGGCGGCTTGCTCGGCCACCCTTGCGCTGCTGGTGGGCGGCTCCTATTTCGCGGAGAAAAGCTGGCGGGCACTGCAGCATGGTGTGCTGCACATTGATACACCCATCACCCTCGGCATCGGTGCCGCCTGGATTGGCGCCATGGTGGGCTGGGCCATGGGGGTCGACGGCCTGAAGTACTTCGACTTCGTCGCGACATTTATCTTCCTCATGCTGGTGGGCAGGTGGCTCCAGCAGTTCGCCGTGGAAAAGAACAGCCGCCGCATGCTGCAAGGCGCAGTGGTCGCGGAAATCATGACGATATGCCATCCCGATGGCGCCACGGAACCCAAAGCGCTGCGCGATATCACCGCGGGTGACACCATGCGCCTCAAGTCCGGTGACCTATGTCCGGTAAGCGCACGTCTCAGCTCTCCGCATGTGGGCATCAGCCTTGAGTGGATCAATGGCGAAAGCGCGGCCACGGAACGCACCTCCGGACAACTCGTTCCCTCTGGTGCCCTGATGACAAGCCACAGGCCCGTGGAAGTGGAGACGCTCGAGGGTTGGGAAGGTTCCCTGCTCCAGCGCCTCGTCACCAGCGACCGCCACGAGCACGCCTTTTCACCGTTCGTCGGCACTCTGCTCAAGTGGTACCTCGCGGCGGTCGTGTTGATTGGCATCGCTGGCGGAGTTGTGTGGTTGGCCATGGGAGCTAGCCCCGCGACGGCACTGCAGGTGATGATTTCCGTGTTCGTCGTTTCCTGTCCCTGCGCGCTGGGCGTGGCAGCTCCCTTTGCCGACGACCTCGCGAATGCCCTGCTGCAGCGGCTGGGTGTCTTTGTTCGCACGGGGTTCCTGTGGCAACGCCTCGTGCGGGTGCGTCGTGTGCTTTTTGACAAGACCGGCACGCTCACCGCTGAGAATCCGACGTTGAAGAATCCCGAAGCGTTGAGTTCTCTTCATGACGCAGATCGAGCAGCGCTGCATCAGCTGGTACGTTCCAGCCTGCATCCGGTGTGTCGCAGTCTCTTCGATGCGCTCGCGCTACACACTTCACGCCCTGATTCCGACAGCGCCCAGGCTGAGGAAGTAGTGGGCATGGGCTTGATGCTGCAGACGCATGATGGCCACGCCTATGCTCTGGGCAGGCCCGGCTGGAAGGATCGTGGCTCCAGCCCAGCCGCGCAAGAAGACGTCGTCTTCAGCCGCGATGGGATGAAGCTGGCCGCATTCACGTTCGAAGATCGCCTGCGTCCCTCCACCCGTGCCGCGGTGCATCGCCTCACCCAATTCGGCCTCTCAGTGGCGCTGCTGAGCGGTGACCGTCGGGAGAAGGTGGCACACATCGCTGCTCAACTGGGGCTTGATGAATCCAGCTTCCATGCAGAAATGACACCCGATCAAAAGGCCGCTGCCGTGCGGGCGTCCGGTGCAGGCCAGACACTCTTCATCGGCGACGGCGCGAATGACAGTCTAGCATTCGATGAAGCCCTTTGCGCAGGTTCACCAGTCACAGGGAAAAACTTTCTCGAGCACAAGGCGGACTTCTATTTCCTTGGAAACAGTCTGCGCTTCCTGCCGGACCTGCTGTCCGTGGCGCACCGCCGCATGCTGGCCGTGAGATGCGTCTTCGCCTTTGCCCTGTTGTACAATGTGTCCGCCATTGCCCTGGCCCTTGCCGGGATGATGAGTCCCCTGCTGGCCGCCGTGCTCATGCCGGCCAGCTCGGTGGTGACCCTCGCTTTGGTGCAACTCATTCTGGGATATTGGGGTCGGCAGATGAGGACCCAAGATAAGGAGGCCAGCACGCAAACTGTGCGTGGCGCAAAAGGAGCTTTTGGTGTATCCTAG
- a CDS encoding sulfite exporter TauE/SafE family protein: MQTIDSTAASFVAGLVTSVHCLGMCGPMVCAWSIGNGGSAIARHRNAALYHGARILSYTTLGAVAGAVGTLPLRWLDAHGARVLPWLFVIVFLAVALGLGKWLPKPLILTRPMAKLRLALVRVPVAARASLLGAATPLLPCGPLYLMLTLAMANGSLSRGAQFAAAFGLGTLPLLWLAQTQVHLLGPKYGGRASQWVQRGLALSAALIMVWRLRGTFTGEPEALCCHSH, encoded by the coding sequence GTGCAAACAATTGACAGCACTGCCGCCTCCTTCGTGGCAGGACTGGTGACCAGTGTGCACTGCCTGGGCATGTGTGGCCCCATGGTATGCGCCTGGTCCATCGGGAACGGTGGCAGCGCGATTGCGCGTCATCGCAATGCAGCGCTATATCATGGTGCGCGCATCTTATCCTACACCACGCTTGGCGCGGTGGCAGGCGCAGTGGGCACACTGCCCCTGCGATGGCTGGATGCACACGGCGCCCGGGTGCTGCCGTGGCTGTTCGTGATCGTATTTCTCGCAGTCGCCCTGGGACTCGGTAAGTGGTTACCCAAGCCGCTCATTCTTACAAGGCCGATGGCAAAGCTACGGCTCGCGCTCGTCCGCGTGCCGGTGGCGGCTCGTGCCAGTCTGCTGGGCGCTGCCACTCCCCTACTCCCCTGTGGTCCTCTTTACCTGATGCTGACGCTCGCCATGGCGAATGGTTCGCTGTCACGCGGTGCGCAGTTCGCTGCTGCCTTTGGTCTCGGTACCCTGCCCCTGCTCTGGCTCGCCCAGACCCAGGTGCATCTGCTCGGACCGAAGTACGGTGGTCGGGCCTCGCAGTGGGTGCAGCGTGGTCTGGCCCTCAGCGCGGCGCTCATCATGGTGTGGCGTCTGCGAGGCACGTTTACGGGCGAACCGGAGGCGCTGTGCTGCCACAGCCACTGA
- the ccoG gene encoding cytochrome c oxidase accessory protein CcoG: MSQRPPNLTSVTTINADGSHRFLHPSDVKGPFTLARRLTALVLIAVYVGLPWIPVKGFPAVFLDVANRRFHFFGFTLVAQDLWLGFFLVTGLAFGLFYVTSLFGRLWCGWTCPYTVFLDHVYRRVERFIDGDAAARKKLDAAPWSLGKAWRRIAKHGIYVVLSLAIAHVFLSYFVSIPQLYAWMQGPPSQHLMAFGVVLFLTGSLYFAFAWFREQFCIILCPYGRLQSALTDDHTVVIGYDKKRGEPRGKVGAPGVGDCINCMRCVQVCPTGIDIRNGLQLECIGCAACVDACDGIMAKVGRAPGLVRYDSMQGLAGKQTRYLRPRTLVYTAFALMGLLAAGAALYSLKPVRVLAKRIPGQPFFVSEGTVRNQFTIRIINKQHLPTQFRVELDATGAPEGMQLLGAEAAVEVPSLDEVEKTVILTMPQKLYQGSQRVRIIIREVGDGVELSQEVEFLGPDLRFSTLPPSSTS, translated from the coding sequence GTGAGTCAGCGCCCCCCCAATCTGACGAGCGTCACGACCATCAATGCAGATGGCTCCCACCGCTTCCTGCATCCGTCTGATGTAAAGGGTCCCTTCACGCTGGCGCGGCGCCTCACGGCTCTGGTGCTCATCGCCGTGTATGTGGGACTGCCCTGGATACCGGTGAAGGGATTCCCTGCGGTGTTCCTGGATGTAGCGAACCGCCGGTTCCACTTCTTTGGCTTTACGCTGGTGGCACAGGATCTGTGGCTCGGGTTCTTCCTGGTCACAGGTCTGGCATTCGGGCTCTTCTACGTGACCTCGCTCTTCGGCCGCCTGTGGTGCGGATGGACCTGCCCATACACGGTGTTCCTCGATCATGTGTATCGCCGCGTCGAGCGTTTCATCGACGGTGACGCTGCAGCGCGGAAGAAGCTGGATGCGGCGCCATGGTCTCTGGGCAAGGCATGGAGACGCATCGCGAAGCACGGCATCTATGTCGTGCTGTCACTGGCGATTGCACACGTGTTCCTCAGCTACTTCGTCTCCATCCCGCAACTCTACGCGTGGATGCAGGGCCCGCCATCGCAGCACCTGATGGCATTCGGCGTGGTGCTCTTCCTCACCGGGAGCTTGTACTTTGCCTTCGCCTGGTTCCGCGAGCAGTTCTGCATCATCCTCTGCCCGTACGGCAGGTTACAATCTGCCCTCACGGATGACCACACAGTGGTGATTGGATATGACAAGAAGCGCGGTGAGCCACGCGGCAAGGTGGGCGCGCCGGGTGTGGGTGATTGCATCAACTGCATGCGCTGTGTGCAAGTGTGTCCCACTGGCATCGATATCCGCAATGGGCTTCAACTCGAGTGCATCGGATGCGCGGCGTGCGTGGACGCATGTGATGGCATCATGGCCAAGGTGGGCCGTGCCCCGGGGTTGGTGCGTTATGACTCCATGCAGGGGCTGGCGGGCAAGCAGACCCGCTACCTGCGCCCTCGCACCCTGGTGTACACCGCCTTCGCCCTCATGGGACTCCTCGCTGCGGGTGCCGCGCTGTACTCATTGAAACCCGTGCGAGTACTGGCCAAGCGCATTCCGGGCCAGCCCTTCTTCGTCTCTGAGGGCACCGTAAGGAATCAATTCACGATTCGCATCATCAACAAGCAGCACCTGCCAACGCAGTTCCGCGTGGAGCTGGATGCCACAGGCGCACCCGAGGGCATGCAACTCCTGGGCGCTGAGGCCGCCGTGGAAGTCCCCTCGCTCGACGAAGTGGAGAAGACGGTGATCCTGACCATGCCGCAAAAACTGTATCAGGGATCACAACGGGTGCGCATCATCATCCGCGAGGTGGGCGATGGTGTGGAACTCAGCCAGGAGGTGGAATTCCTCGGGCCCGACCTCCGATTCAGCACCCTACCCCCATCATCAACGTCATGA
- a CDS encoding cbb3-type cytochrome c oxidase N-terminal domain-containing protein: MSEASTPKPANPGEPELRPHVYDGIQEYDQKLPNWWLFTFYIAILWMIVHWLAYYQFHLIPTDEEKIGQAMQQIEQQRAEALKNIDDAKLWSMSQDPAVVSAGEATYKSTCVACHGPDLMGKKSNPLLPGLALADQSWKHGHNPTDVLKIVRKGSPDVTKGMPPWEPQLGTQRVVEVVAYLLSHHKEGEPHTVETN; encoded by the coding sequence ATGAGTGAAGCATCAACACCGAAACCCGCGAATCCCGGAGAGCCGGAACTCAGACCGCATGTGTACGATGGGATTCAGGAGTACGATCAGAAACTGCCCAACTGGTGGCTCTTCACCTTCTACATCGCCATCCTCTGGATGATCGTCCACTGGCTGGCCTACTACCAGTTCCACCTCATCCCCACGGATGAAGAGAAGATTGGCCAGGCCATGCAGCAGATCGAGCAGCAGCGTGCAGAAGCACTCAAGAATATCGATGACGCGAAGCTCTGGTCCATGTCACAGGACCCGGCAGTGGTCTCCGCTGGCGAGGCCACCTACAAGTCTACCTGTGTAGCCTGTCATGGACCTGATCTGATGGGGAAGAAGTCCAATCCGCTCCTGCCCGGACTCGCCCTCGCTGACCAGTCATGGAAGCACGGGCACAATCCCACGGACGTGCTGAAAATCGTGCGGAAAGGTTCGCCGGATGTGACGAAGGGCATGCCTCCCTGGGAGCCGCAGCTGGGCACCCAGCGTGTGGTGGAAGTCGTGGCCTATCTCCTGAGCCATCACAAAGAAGGAGAGCCTCACACCGTGGAGACGAACTAG